The following coding sequences are from one Arachis hypogaea cultivar Tifrunner chromosome 7, arahy.Tifrunner.gnm2.J5K5, whole genome shotgun sequence window:
- the LOC112703550 gene encoding protein trichome birefringence-like 42, with protein sequence MAFTLWLVPLTLLASYYTFVAAAVAIPQSPNQKVIKNKVEEGCDLYEGKWVIDEFYPLHNASSDCPFIAKGFDCVRNGRPDKKYLKYRWKPNACDLPRFDGEKFLERNKGKKIMFVGDSISNNMWQSLTCLLHKTVPNSNYTLTRQSLLSIFSFPEYEASIMWLKNGFLVDLINDKEKGGILKLDSISTGGQWKEVDILIFNSYHWWTHTGHSQTWDYFQVGDKLIKDMDHMEAFKIALTTWAKWIDSNIDPSKIRVFFQGISASHADEKACLRKTQPEEGSMAAPYPGVDIVKSVINNMTKPVELLDITLLTQLRIDGHPSIYTGSGPSFVDCSHWCLAGAPDSWNEIFYATLLRD encoded by the exons ATGGCATTCACATTGTGGCTTGTTCCCCTTACACTACTAGCCTCTTATTATACTTTTGTGGCGGCGGCAGTGGCAATTCCACAATCACCAAACCAAAAAGTGATTAAGAACAAGGTAGAAGAAGGGTGTGATCTTTATGAAGGCAAATGGGTCATTGATGAATTTTATCCTCTACATAATGCTTCAAGTGATTGCCCTTTCATTGCTAAGGGATTTGATTGTGTTAGAAATGGAAGGCCTGATAAAAAGTACCTCAAGTATAGATGGAAGCCCAATGCTTGTGACCTTCCAAG GTTTGATGGTGAAAAGTTTTTGGAGAGAAACAAAGGAAAGAAGATAATGTTTGTTGGGGACTCAATAAGCAACAACATGTGGCAGTCACTCACATGTTTACTTCACAAAACTGTTCCAAACTCAAACTACACCTTAACTAGACAAAGtttgctctctattttctcattTCCG gaATATGAAGCGTCAATCATGTGGTTGAAAAATGGGTTTCTTGTGGATTTGATAAATGACAAAGAAAAAGGTGGAATTCTAAAGTTGGACAGCATTAGCACTGGGGGACAGTGGAAAGAAGTAGACATTTTGATTTTCAATAGCTATCATTGGTGGACTCATACAGGACACTCTCAAAc ATGGGATTATTTTCAAGTGGGTGATAAGTTGATCAAGGACATGGATCATATGGAAGCTTTCAAGATTGCATTGACCACTTGGGCAAAATGGATAGATTCTAACATTGATCCTTCAAAGATTAGAGTCTTTTTTCAAGGAATTTCTGCTTCCCATGCTGA TGAGAAGGCATGCTTGAGAAAAACTCAACCAGAGGAAGGATCAATGGCAGCACCATATCCAGGTGTGGACATAGTGAAGAGTGTTATAAATAACATGACAAAACCAGTGGAACTGCTTGATATTACTTTGCTAACACAACTAAGAATAGATGGTCACCCTTCAATTTATACAGGAAGTGGTCCTTCTTTTGTTGATTGCAGTCATTGGTGTCTTGCCGGTGCTCCTGATTCTTGGAATGAAATTTTTTATGCTACTCTACTTagagattaa